From Juglans regia cultivar Chandler chromosome 9, Walnut 2.0, whole genome shotgun sequence:
CCACCAAAATGGCCATTAAATTTTTACTTTAACCTCATTTTGTGTCATAATTCAATTAACTTCAGTTACTTGGGAACAGATTTCATACTTGGAGATATTTTAGATGTTTTCAGGGTTATGTTggatatataagaaaaatgaccaggaaaagaaatatatatatatatatatatatatatatatatataatgagagcAAACAGAGTGAAAAATAGATGAAGCATCAAAGTCTGCATTTATAAATGGCTATTAGgatgtttttcatatatatatatatatattttaccaaaaaCTCAAAACTGAGGTTTTTTACATTTGAGTTGATAATTAAAAGaccattatatatagaatatttacACCCCAAAGTGAAAATGCTGTACAAATTGTTGCCTATTACACGTGTTTATTCTATGAGTGATGGGGCTGCCACCTAGCCGTGACCGTTGGGCGTGCTGtctagataatattttttttttttttcattttcacattttttaacatctttaaatatttttaaaaaataaaaaaatatatcaatacactaatagtcaattccttaatcagtaggtaaaaaaaaaaaaaaaaatacatgagcggtcaaaatgagggaACAAAACGAGTAGGCatactaacattattcttatagTATATATcacttttatgaataaaaataataccttTTTTTAACTCGaggttaaaattttaataattgtcTCGATGCATGCAGAATTAATGTATAAAGAAAGTTATATGTGTATCGTTCTTTACTGTCATGACCCGACTACTCGAGCAACTGAAAGTACTGCATCTTGATTTCAATGCCATGGTAAATTGAAAATGAATGCCTCATTTATCTTAAGTTGAGAAAAAGCtcagaattaattaaataattatcataaatatttcattatcttTATTACTAAATGTTGCCAAGGGCGTTTTGTAGAATCCCATAACGTGCATGACTACTCATGACTCGAtcgataaatatattttatccgCAGATGTCTGAAACCATGAACTTCTTTGACCATTCGACAAAGTATACATAACGGCTAGCTGGATCATATTTAATTCGTCATTGATCTTCATTCTTCATTAAATATTGCAGTTGCAAAAGTACCCATCAAAAACTAAGAAATGCCAAATTAAGAGACCTCTGAGTGCAAAGGTTTGTTCACAAAAGTACTGTCTAGCAAATGCTAAGCAACCCTGACCATTGGATGAGTTAGAATTAATGTGCATGGTCTTCAACCTCAACAATTAATGCCTGATTCTCAAGGTCACCTATTAAGGAACACAAAGGTGATAGCTCCAAGCCACAAAGCCATTTTTTCTTCATGATCAGTTTCTGCTCCTCTCTGATCCCATGGAGCTTCAAACTAAGCTGATGGAAAATCTTGGCTCCCAACCCATGCTTTTCTCTCCAACTTACAGCTTGAAACCCTACATGAAAGatgaattttcttttggaacTCCTTCATCAAAGTGTTTGTTGCAAGATTTTCACCATCCTGATCATGAGTTTCATGCTAATGGGTTTGCATCAAATCCCATTTTTGGGGTCCAAACTCATGGGTGTCATGATTCATTAGATAATTTCACTTATGGATTCTCAACCGAGTGTAAGCCATTTGCAGAAAATGGTGGGCATGGTCATGTTATGGACAATTTCCAAAGTGGAGGCCGATACTTAAGTTTTCCTCAGACAAATCCCGCCGATATTGTGGCAACAGATGATCATCAGGGTCCCATGGCCTTCACAACTACTTTCCAAGATGTGAAACCTGTGAATTTTATCGTACCAGATGAAGTCTCATGCATAACATCGGAAATTGGGTACTACAAAAAATTTGGCATGAATAAGAATAGGGCATTGCCAACAACTACAAGGGAATATAAAGGTCGGAAAAGGTCTAATTTGGTTAAGGGCCAATGGACGACTGAAGAAGACAGGTAGAGAAAGTTCAATTTCTCGTTATgctatatcactacaagaaaactgtttattggTGACCAGctatttcttgttaaaatgagtatgttttcaTAGCAAATAGTTATTCTCGTGacaaataatctgtcacaaattTTCGTTTTTGTAGTGTATATACATCCCTACTTTTATTCCACTTTCATCACATTGTACCGATATAGTTATGTCCATCAACTCTTGCTTTTTAGAACAACAAATTCACGGATCGATAGATAATACCACATGATCAATACAGTAAGATATAAGGGTACTGAGGTATATAATGTTGTGCATGCAGTAAgttataactttatatatatgatcattctCCATGATTGGTGTATTCCTATATATCAGGCTCTTGATTCAACTGGTTCAGCAATATGGAGTGAGGAAATGGTCTCATATTGCTCAAATGTTGCCAGCTGGGAGGATAGGAAAGCAGTGTAGAGAGAGATGGCATAATCATCTTAGGCCTGATATCAAGGTTTaagtttcttaattatttatttatttatttattttttggtatattATTCGATCTTCACACCATGTATCTGCTCCAGCTTTCtggatatatataattgaattctGATAAAAACATCGATGGGATACATATGTTCTGATTAGACACCAAACGCATGCGTGAAAATGTTCAAAATCTTGGTTGATCAGAGGAAGAATACATGACCACCAATATGAGCTATAGGTATCCTTGTGCACACAATATATACCTATAGCtaattttattcatgttttcatcttcttttttattactTTGCAGAAGGATACGTGGAGTGAAGAGGAGGACAAGGTACTCATTCAGGCGCATGGAGAAGTAGGAAACAAATGGGCAGAGATTGCAAAGAGGCTGCCTGGAAGAACCGAAAACTCCATTAAAAACCACTGGAATGCAACCAAAAGAAGGCAATTCTCGAAACGAAAATGTCGTTCAAAATACCCTAGAAGCTCCCTTCTACAAGAATACATCAAGAGCTTGAATTTGGACTCAAACACGGTGCAAAACCAGACAAAAACAAATGCTAGTAATGACGGCGGCACAACCATTCATGATAACACACAGCTCAAACTCAAAGCACTAACTCAGCCAAAGATCATCACCAGTACGGAGTTTTACCCTGACAATTCGGAGTACTATGATTTTCATGAGGTCCTGGATTTTTGTTTCGATGGAAACTTGTCTCGTGAAAGCTGTAGCATTGGTTCTCTTCTCGGTGACTACATGCATTGCACTCTAACTGTTGACAAGAAAGATTTGGACGAGGAAAGCTGGCCTAATTCTGCTCTTGATCATGTGGTTGATGATCATGAGGAGAATGTAGTTTGTGATCCAGTTGTGGATGAGAAAGATTTTGAGATGGATGTCCCAGTACTGGATATGAATCCAGAGGTAGAGTGTGAGTCGAAGAAGGAGCTGGATTTGGTGGAGATGATCTCTCAAatcattgaaataaaatgaCGTAGTAGTACTGCATGCCCTTAGAAGCTAGTATCATGCTATAAATATTAATACCAGGCTTCCGACTCAAGGGGCTTTAGagtttatgagagagagagagagagagatttggcatcagattttctttttttctgtgGGCATGATCGGCTGAAGTTTTTTTCTAGTTTACTTTATGATACAGAAGTAGTACTTTAAGATTGGGAAAGATCGAGTTGGTGATCACATGCAGTGTGGGAAGGGGGAAATATacatcataacaaaataaagGCAAACCTTGTTGGAAATCTTGTGaggtatatattttaatgataatatatttgtacaaattattggCCACGTTTGTTGATCTTTGCAAATTCGAACTTTAGAGTCGAAAAAagtggagtctattattaaaaaataatgtttttatgTAGTCTAGGGAGTTAATTCaataatcaacttcaataatgctaatatattttccaaatcctaatatatacttccaaaggttccaaatcaaacataagtACCTCTAATTCaattaaccacacatattcACATATCAGATCCTCAATACCATAAACCAGATAAAATAGGTCAATTTCTCCACATGTCTCAATTAAcgtaataaaatgaaatagggTTTACATAAGTTTTCATAATCATCTAAACATACTGAAATGTGTTTACTGAACAAATAAATCCACCACCAGCACTAGTACCCCAAGGTACTCAACTCTATCCTTAGCTAATCTTGCACATGTACTCTATTACTGATTCTCAACTAAACCATCAAAGccatttgaaatattgtgaagataaaataatgagttatcaacaactcagtaagcagagaacatatactagtatgtaagcatgagcatttacaaagttcagaattaagaacaaaatatttactttcagaagatagaatcaaaacatattacaaaatattagagcgaatatttcataaaacattattatttaaaaaacaaaaatcatttggcgtatcaaaatctgagacataattttcatatcatatcagagtatcaAATCGGGatagataccatgtttaactctcgtagtagggttataaaccaccattatacccatgacGGAgtcatatatcatgtttaaccctcgtggtagggttataaactaccattatactcgtggcggggccatatgccactattatacccatggcgggccgtataccactattattcCCGTGGTAGGgctgtataccactattatatcaGTGATAGGatcatatatcatgtttaacccccgtggtagggttataaaccaccattataactgTGGCAGGGccatatgccactattataccaATGGCATGGCCTTAACGGAAACAGAACAAAAACAACATCGGAACCAGATTATAGttagatacagaatcagaaaatTATTCCaaagttttcagatgacacatttTATCAGAACCGAGTACTGAATAGCTTTAGAtcatttcatatattcaaaataacataaTCAAAGCATTTTCATTTACTCAAAGCAAACTTTTTAGATTTCATGTTTGCTCTTTTTACACAACTCAGAAATAGAAtgcaacaaaataaacttatgtctatatcaatcatgataaaaaatacttcatttttatacatatttcatGATTATGCAGAACACTTATCTAAGGTTGTTTTCAGGTTTCtcttcaaaacaaacatgcatatttttcaaaattaactgcagtcattttcttttatacaaattCTAGTATAGAAACTCTGTGTACCTGACTTTCATATTATCTACGTCTTGAGTTCGCACTCTAGCCGTATCATAATAacctaaataaaattttaatcgcTTTTAAGTTAAACATTAATCCCCACACAAAAACTTATTAGTAAGATTTGCATAAGCTTACACCAACGTAACACGAGCCTCTAGCTAGTTTAGTTTATAACCACCCAAACAACCATATCTCTTCATTAGCCAGCACATAACATTTCACAGTCACTCTCTACATTTCACAAACAACCAAACTTTCAAATACTTCAGTCTCGAGCATCCACACAACTCGCCATAGTGCAAATATAATCAACCCATCATGATCAATCCAATAACAGTCATATAGTAACCAGGCCAGCCCCACATCTCAACCTAAACCACCATGCTCATCAACCCAACAACCCTCTTTTAACCCAGAGAAATACATCAGCTCAACAATCCATCACTCAACTTCAATAGTATCTTATAGCTTCACCACAACGAACGCCAACTTAAACTCAATAATTCACATATAATTTCAATACAGCCAGCCTATAATTCACAATAGCCATATAATTATCATTCATTAAAAATTCTAGCAACCGTAATTTACTTATATTGCACGCGTAACAAAAATACTGGCCATGAGCCTAAAATTATGAATATCTTACCTAAGCTTGTGTTTGAATCGTGGAAATAAGGAGTGGAACAACCATGTCGGGAGCGTTAGCGATGTCCTGTGATATAAAGTAGTGACGTTAAAATAAATCCAAGCACTGGGTCATGTAAAACAACAACTAATATTGAACAAGGCGTTACCTTGCCGCACTTCGAAATGAGATTGTGCAATACCACTTTCTATTGGTCATGGTGGCAATACTAATCGAGACGATGAACCTAAACTTTAGAGCAAGTGAGAATAAATGAGAGACAAAATGACGAGGGAAAACAAAATGCTTGAGGGAGAAAACatgtgttaacgtcgtgtttcgcacacctttgtgctgatgtaacgccccaatggaaggcccaaaatACAtagtctatactccaaaaggactagtcaatgatacaattggagtcccattggacccttataaagagcaataatttCTCCTTTCCAAACAATGTGGAATCCTATataccacctaccattatccttatcatatagtGTATCACAGCCGGGTTCCTGCAACTCGAATCTTTGGGTTCTCACCTGCACACTTAAGCAAACATGGAGAATTGGGAGCCTTGGTGGTGGCCGGGGAGTTTTCGATGCTAAAGTCagtatatctccttagtagGTTGTGCGttagagagatcagagagagttctTCATACCTGACAATCGACTTTTACACTAGGTTTCGGGTGGGGACAACCCATCCCTGACTTTGAGGAACCTTTGTACTTTCCACTGTTTAATTGTCAGAGTCTTTTAATGCGGCATGACTTCCTGACTCACTTTATCCCGCCCACGTTCCCTGTTAAGCCTCTTCATGCCTGATGTCAGGAGATCGAGGATTCTCCATATTTCCCCTACTTGTATGTGCAAGTTTCAGAAGGTGGTATGCCATCAGGGTGGTGTCGGGGCAGCGAGTCCCATCCACCCCTACTGTTTACTTTGCCTATGCAGGAGTTGCTTAGTAGGTGGATTTTGCTCGTAGACCGAGTACTCTGCAAATGCACACTCTTGGCCGGGCTCTCTGACTTACTTCCATAGTGGTTGTTACTCTCCCAGCTCTTCTATTTGTAAGGTTCCCAACTCAAGACTATGCCTATATGGCTTTTTCGTTATTTTAATGATGTCGGGCAACGGTTCTCCTCCCAATTTCATTGGCACATTTTCTAACCGTTGGGTCTCATACTTGATTGCATCCCTTCGGTTCTCTCAACATTGATGGTGTTAGGCAGCTCTTTCTCTCCGCGTTGCATCGCACAGTACATTCCGTGGGATGCATCCACGTCTTGTTAGCCCTATTGGGCACGTTTGTCTCCACGACTTTGGGATGTTAACCGCCGCTGCCCTTTATTTAAATTTCCCCTTCCTTCTTTTACATTTTACCCTTCCCATCATAGCGACTAGACTACAACGGACTTGTCTGAAGGTGCCATTTTGTTTCCCATATCGCATTATGTTGCGTCTTTCATGGGATTTGAACCCTTTCGTATCTCCCGTTCTGCCACATGGGTATGGAAGGGAAACCTTCACTTCCCCTTTGTATAAACACGGCTTTGCCCTCTTTTTACCACCATTTTCACATCCTCGTCTCTTCATGTTCTAGCTTTCTCGTTCCCTTTGCtcatctcttcttcctctctgttGCCTATCTCAATTTCAACCTTCATGGCTCCCAAGAAGACCATTCAACTCAAGATTCTTGGGGAGCTAGACCAACCCGAGGTTTGCATCATGGAGCAATTCTACCTTTCATTTTCGGGAGAATGTGGTTTTTGAAGTCCCTGGGCCTAGTGAGGGTTGTTGACGATGAGGGTTACGCTTTAAAGGTCGCTCTCTTCACCAGAATGTTCTCTTGCGGGTTGAGGTACGCTTTGAGCAAGGCTGGCGCTAGACCCACTCTTCACTCATAGTGGAGTTCGGGGTAAGTTTTCGAGTTGCCATGAGGGCCAAACCCGCTCACCTCCGCTAGGAGGACAAGGCAACCTTTCAGGCCAACCTTTCCCCTTGTATCCCGTAGGGAGGTAAGTTTTTCGGGCAGTTTGTTACTATACCCGCTCCCGCCTGTTGACActcatgaggaatgtaaatttttctgATGTCAGgttgtaaggcccagtttcttcatcagtggcCCGGATCAGTGCGtgtaaatggcccagccattttattGTCTAATGAGACCACCGAGCGACGTCGTTTTGGGAGGTATGTTTATCTCCTCTgttttccgtttctttctcccttctcttccGCAGTTTCGGTTTCTTCCGCACGTCTCTCGCGCACgtctccttcttttctttcggtttcttcttatttcttgtTGCTGCGTTAGTCTGTGGGTTCCGATTCTCTGCCCTAGTTTCCTCATTATTGCGGTTTCTCTCTTGCACTGCTTATTATTCCAGTGAGTTGCCGTCTGCTACactctgttttctctccattttcacGTTTCTGTTCTTCCTCTACAAGTCAGCGAGCAGTACCTctctttcctccatttttttcgACTGGTAAGTGTTTCCTTCTCATCCCTTTAGGTTTCGGTTTCATATACTGAAATTGTGCAGATTCTGATCCTTAGTATTTGGTTTGTTTTATCCTCTGtttctgcagtttctgttttggccgtGAGTTTTGAGTAGCATTTTGTGAGTTTTCTGGTTGCTGTGCGTGGGAGTATTTCGGGTTGGTGAGTTTCGGGTAAGCATTGAAACCTTTGCTGGTTTTTCTCAATGCCGTATCATACTCATGCagttcttcttcaaatttattttgattttatcctcATTTCTGCAGTTTTTGGTTGCCGTGAGTTTGAGTTGTATTTTCGTCGGTTCTTGAGTTTCCGTGACTTGTGATTCCTAGTTATTggactttcagtttctcgtgtaATCAGTGAAGCTAATTCCGGAgaatctattcttttctttcactgGTAAGCCATGCTCGGTCTCGGTCTTAcgcgcacgcacacacacttcACCTCAAGTCAGTTTATTTcacttcaatgaaatatttggaggtGTATTGTGAGTTCTCGGACACTTTTTGTGAATTAACAAACACTTTGTGTTGGAATTGGCTTGGAATTGTGAATTGTTTTGGGTTGGTCGAGCAGTAAATCGAGTAATGCTTGGGTTTGTTTGGGGGCTGTTTTTGTGCTATATGGGTTTCTATTTGACCGTTGGGAGTGGAGATTAATAGTTGGAGCTGCATtgtggttgagttgtgatgattgcttggagttaggggcctttgaggtggggttgatattttggttatttgtgtttgacgtggattttggtgggtgttttggtaattgttaaaaattagaatatggtattttcgggttgaaatgcgggctgtccaaattactattagtagtattagtgagttgtttttgctatacTATGGGTTGAGTTTTTGagtgttaattattagatggacgttatatcaattatcatttaatactcagcgtatctatattatttttatgaataggtgacgagattgatagagatcattttcaaggcttagataatacgctgcaggagtcaggtaagcggggttcctatgctgggttttatacaagttaataagactgaggttgattttatgaaaacttgcataatttgtgttgtgttgggaacttgtgaaaacaaagatcaacctcggtcactattctgcattattcatgaaatctgtgtgaaaaagagaaaaatatgttctgacatgcattgtgtagacatgagctaaattctgtcatgtgatttctgaaatctgaaaaatgagcgatattgagaatatgaaaagttgtgcatttattcgaAAAGATAttttggcttttgtgttcagtgtgtgtaaactgtctgattctgttttgatactctgtattatcttgatataacatctgaaaacctttggcatggtgtactggttttcgtatctgactctgtctctgctttgctctgctctgctctgttatgctctgctctgtttgggttggtaccaacttctctgtctctgagtgcacccactttggaaacaaagtggttttattgtggtctttcctgtgtgcacactcggggctccgagaagaataaaggaaagatttcacctctgtctctgcctggtttggccaccggggttagcacaaccctaccacgggggtgaaacatggtctctgctctgtttgatgctctgttttgatctgatgatgatactcagtttatgttatgccaaagtaccatgggttttacttgttttaaaaccatcgctctgttattttgaaaatatgttctgttctgcatgataactctgaaaaatattttattctgcatactctactttataaatgctcatgtttgcacgctagcatatgatttctacttactgagttgcgataactcaccccctatcatgataatatttttcagatgatgtggagagtccaaatgaggacctggattagttTGGTGATCATGGTTAAGCTGAGGGGATGTAGTTGGAATGaggactcttgatgttcttagtttttaatgcctttgagttttaattatatgtttgggtttagtaggatctatggtgttttcagtttggtatgttactattaccgggaggttatggacccctttgatttattattattgcattaaagtttatgtggagtttgtaatgagattttgagaagattttagattgatttcatttataaagttttgggagaatttttctttggatgtgttagGAGACATGtctatgagtgacaagtagtaattctccaattACACCATCTATCCTTGTCCATAACCCACAGGTcccaggtttgaattctgcatactataaaccttggaggtttagatttctgtaAGTTCATAGGAGGTAaagattttagagtatagatagTGATTAAGAAGTCATTGTCAGATTTATTATGATAGTAAAGCGAACTATaggattgaatattgttgatgtGGAAAGTCTTAGAATTCGCAGGCTTTAGGAATAGCCATGAGGTGTGGTATTTCAGAGGTCTATGAACTAAGTTCATGTTGATTAAGGTTTAGTTTAATAACGGAGCCTTCTTAAGTAGTTATATGGGTTTAAGTATTAGTTTTTTTTGGAAATTGACTATTACTACGGttatatgtacttttctatTCTCCGTTATGAGTATTCTTAtagttttgaattataatatatacgttttgtttttacaaataccaataaattttctatgttcttataaactctattttgaagcgttgattaaaaattcaagttattttgtcaggatgccacctcgtcgtagagaacgaagcatgtcggatctgaatgcgaacgagaacgaaagggaagcaaacccgAGTGCTTCCGACGTTTTGCGAGCTgctgcacatcaattaattgatgaccttgtgcaGAATCCCGCGGGTCGCCAGCGTAATTTCAATGAAGGGGGTTGTACTGTTGAGCAATTCAATCGAATGCACCctcctttatttgatgggagGGGCGATCCAACTTTggcggaggattggattcaggacattgaggagattttgcgagtcctaacctgtactgaggagcaaaaggtggcatacgccacattcaagcttactggggaagcgaaaaggtggtggatctctgaaaggaccatcagagaagcagaggggacagagataatcagttggctgcacttcaagcaGATATTTTTAGAGCGCTTCTTCCCTAGCTCTTTCCGTgaggacaaggctatggaatttgccaccttgGTTCAGGGAACTATGACGGTACATCAGTATGCTGCTAGGTTTACTGAGTTATCCCGTTTTGCCACTTAtttgattcccgatgaggaaaagaaggcacgcaaatttgagcaaggactgaatgagaaactgtatgtgcgggagatagtgaggttgcatggagtGCCGGTATCCATTGTGTCAGATAGAGATCCTCGTTTTACCTCTAAGttctggcgaagcttacaagaggcaatgggtactcagttaagtttcagtactgcttttcaccctcagacagatggacaatcagaaagaactattcagattttagaagacatgttgagggcatgcttgatggacttcaagggatcttggatgcaacatttaccattggtggagtttgcatataacaataGCTTCCAGGCTAGTATtgggatggcaccttatgaggttttgtatggcaggAGATGTAGGTCTcctttgtattgggatgaagtaggtgaaagaaaacttctagggccagagattattcagcagaccacagaaaagatagatatcattcgggctagaatgaaagcagctcaaagccgaCAGAAGAACTATGCAGATAAACGCCGCCGTCAGTTAGAGTTTGCGATAggagataaggtattcttgagaaTTTCAccgatgaaaggagttatgagattcggaAAGAAAGGTAAGTTGAGTCCTAGATACATTGGGccgtttgagattcttgatcggattggaccggTGGCGTACAGGGTGGCTCTACCACCGGCGTTCTCGGGAGTGCAtaatgtgttccatgtgtccatGTTGAGGAAGTATATACATGACCCCACTCACATCATAGATCATGAACCCTTGCAGGTTCAAGAGGACCTGACCTACACCGAGGAACCATTGCGGATTCTGGAcaggaaagagcaagtgttGCGGAATCGAACTATTTCTTTGGTTaaagtattgtggaataatcatgctatcaatGAAGCATCATGggaattcgaggaagagatgcgaGTCAAGTATCCTCACTTGTTCGAAGAGAATTCTTATAGCTTGTAGcgaattccgaggacggaattcttgtaaggggaggaggatgtaaggcccagtttcttcatcagtggcCCGGATCAGTGCGtgtaaatggcccagccattttattGTCTAGTGAGACCACCgagcggcgtcgttttgggaggtatgtttatctcctctgttttccgtttctttctcccttctcttccGCAGTTTCGGTTTCTCCCGCACGTCTCTCACGCACGTCGCCTTCTTTTCTTTCGGTTTCTTCCTATTTCTTGTTGCTGCGTTAGTCTGTGGGTTCCGATTCTCTGCCCAAGTTTCCTCAAGTTCGGTTTCCTTCTTGCGCAGCACTGGTTTCGGTTACTGcattcctctgtttttctctcctttatGCTTTACGGTCCCTCCTCTGCAAGTCAGCGAGCGATCCCTCCATTTTCGACTGGTAAGAGTTCCATCTTCATTCCTTTGATTTTCGGTTTCCCTTGCTGCAGTGTGCAGATTCTGtttttggtatttatttttGATGTTCCTCCTCTATACAGTTTGTTGTTGCCGTGAGTTTGGGTTTGCATTTCGTCGGTTCTTGAGTTTCCGTGACTTGTGATTCCTAGTTATTGGGCTTTCGATTCTCGGCTTCTTGTGTAACTAGTAAAACCATTACGGGAGAAATTCATTTTCGTTGGTAAGTTAGCCTCGTTCTTAGTCTCTTtcgcacgcacacacacttcACTTCATGtcagtttattttttcatttcaatgaaatatttggaggtGTATTGTGAATTCTCGAACACTTTTTGTGAATTAACAAACACTTTGTGTTGGAATTGGCTTggaattgtgaatttttttgggTTGGTCGAGCAGTAAATCGAGTAATGCTTGGGTTTGTTTGGGGGCTGTTTTTGTGCTATATGGGTTTCTATTTGACCGTTGGGAGTGGAGATTAATAGTTGGAGCTGCATtgtggttgagttgtgatgattgcttggagttaggggcctttgatgtggggttgatattttggttAATTGTGTTTAATGTGGATTTTGGTGGGTGTTTTGgttattgttaaaattag
This genomic window contains:
- the LOC108981000 gene encoding transcription factor MYB98-like; this translates as MELQTKLMENLGSQPMLFSPTYSLKPYMKDEFSFGTPSSKCLLQDFHHPDHEFHANGFASNPIFGVQTHGCHDSLDNFTYGFSTECKPFAENGGHGHVMDNFQSGGRYLSFPQTNPADIVATDDHQGPMAFTTTFQDVKPVNFIVPDEVSCITSEIGYYKKFGMNKNRALPTTTREYKGRKRSNLVKGQWTTEEDRLLIQLVQQYGVRKWSHIAQMLPAGRIGKQCRERWHNHLRPDIKKDTWSEEEDKVLIQAHGEVGNKWAEIAKRLPGRTENSIKNHWNATKRRQFSKRKCRSKYPRSSLLQEYIKSLNLDSNTVQNQTKTNASNDGGTTIHDNTQLKLKALTQPKIITSTEFYPDNSEYYDFHEVLDFCFDGNLSRESCSIGSLLGDYMHCTLTVDKKDLDEESWPNSALDHVVDDHEENVVCDPVVDEKDFEMDVPVLDMNPEVECESKKELDLVEMISQIIEIK